A single genomic interval of Aureliella helgolandensis harbors:
- a CDS encoding serine hydrolase domain-containing protein encodes MDLDQYQKAWKADSEQMHVTIDSDQITQEVQSSQQNFQSTILWRDVREAGTSLVLIPIWIVMGITMALPWTWYLTIAALIFIVGFILVDRRRYPQRPSEAGETLLYYVKESLTQVEHQIWLLRNVFWWYLLPLGTSIMVFFAHVAWQSSSVWWEFVVFVGFLGLFLLVIYAGVYWMNQRAVRDQLQPRRQDLLRLIANLEADDSPESSAGTIDLVSALSNPLGNPGLSYTWESWAENWNLIVPSWRIAALIIAPTLIGAYCGLRYPLPEMGPVFFQSVVAAVIPFEIVFFSVWLWSSRQKVRSASANHGRTASSNIVAEDAVAETRRRLPRAPAIVILVLTLALGTLAVLAVLSFLSFGGALTPLDTSREPVEPDFGVVSELGEEEIATIDHWLQEQFELAQYPSLTVAIVRNGEIAHEAAFGFENIESGKEATLQTQYHVASVTKAFTASLAAMLHEQGVVDLDQPVLKYLPKAVSISTTPELGAAITLRQLASHTSGLPRGVPGRVQSAEGWYALEPQRLYNHLKRVKLESDPGADELYSNLGFGLLGHALECATEKSLDGLLQEMLAGPLSLERTAIQMDDTLHPATGYDASGWHWETTHSYRERLAGSGGLVTSVEDLAKFLIAQMEPDVLTRETLEQLHSRTTLSSGILCRTGLGWTIRFNPFLGSIPEKNGGRSNCSAWIGCVPEQRVGVVVVTNCGGPKVERIGRWLLERSVPGAYRPVAKYGHARVAPFSGIRWENDQPIVDVGGRWASLHSIDGIPIERIMEFARQEFGEKAHKRFAEDLVELLAKMGHDLDWEVTLELETEPGLVEKLLVKMTEGNRNLVRQ; translated from the coding sequence ATGGATCTTGATCAATATCAGAAGGCCTGGAAGGCGGATTCGGAGCAGATGCATGTTACCATCGATTCTGACCAAATAACGCAGGAGGTACAGAGCTCTCAGCAAAATTTTCAGTCGACGATTCTTTGGCGCGATGTTCGTGAAGCAGGGACATCCCTGGTGCTGATACCTATTTGGATTGTCATGGGGATCACGATGGCCTTGCCTTGGACTTGGTATCTAACCATTGCTGCATTGATTTTCATTGTCGGGTTCATCCTGGTGGACCGTCGCCGTTACCCGCAAAGGCCGAGTGAGGCGGGGGAAACTCTGCTCTACTACGTGAAGGAGTCGTTGACTCAGGTCGAGCATCAAATCTGGCTGCTGCGGAACGTGTTTTGGTGGTACCTTCTGCCATTGGGTACTTCCATCATGGTATTTTTCGCTCACGTTGCTTGGCAGAGTTCTAGTGTCTGGTGGGAGTTCGTTGTCTTTGTCGGGTTTTTGGGGCTGTTTCTGCTCGTGATCTATGCAGGAGTTTATTGGATGAATCAGCGGGCGGTTCGCGATCAACTCCAGCCACGGCGTCAGGATCTGTTGAGACTCATTGCCAACCTCGAAGCTGACGACTCTCCCGAGAGTTCTGCAGGCACTATCGACCTCGTGAGTGCACTTTCCAATCCGCTTGGCAATCCTGGCTTGAGCTACACTTGGGAAAGCTGGGCGGAGAATTGGAATCTCATCGTACCGTCCTGGCGTATCGCAGCCCTCATTATAGCGCCGACGCTGATCGGCGCTTATTGCGGACTTCGGTATCCGCTACCGGAAATGGGCCCTGTTTTCTTTCAATCGGTGGTGGCGGCTGTGATCCCCTTTGAGATCGTTTTCTTTTCCGTTTGGCTGTGGTCTAGCAGGCAGAAGGTACGCTCCGCATCGGCGAACCATGGACGAACTGCCTCTTCGAATATTGTTGCGGAAGACGCAGTAGCGGAAACACGACGACGTTTGCCAAGGGCGCCAGCGATCGTGATCCTTGTTTTAACTTTGGCATTAGGAACCTTGGCGGTACTTGCAGTGCTCTCCTTTCTATCCTTCGGCGGTGCCCTGACTCCCCTGGATACCAGTCGTGAACCGGTGGAACCAGACTTCGGGGTCGTCAGTGAGTTGGGCGAGGAGGAAATTGCGACTATTGACCACTGGTTGCAGGAGCAGTTTGAACTCGCCCAATACCCGAGTCTGACGGTGGCCATCGTACGCAATGGTGAGATCGCTCACGAGGCCGCATTCGGATTCGAGAACATCGAGTCGGGTAAAGAAGCAACGCTGCAGACGCAGTACCATGTCGCCTCCGTGACCAAGGCCTTTACCGCCTCACTGGCAGCCATGCTGCACGAACAGGGTGTCGTCGACCTAGATCAACCCGTGCTAAAATACTTGCCAAAAGCTGTTTCCATCAGCACCACTCCCGAGCTTGGCGCGGCGATTACGCTGCGGCAACTCGCTTCCCACACCTCCGGCTTGCCACGAGGCGTTCCGGGCCGCGTGCAGTCGGCGGAAGGTTGGTATGCGCTGGAACCGCAGCGTCTCTACAATCATTTGAAACGCGTAAAGCTAGAGTCCGATCCTGGAGCCGACGAACTTTATTCCAACCTCGGCTTCGGACTACTGGGGCATGCGTTGGAATGTGCCACCGAGAAATCGCTCGACGGGCTCCTCCAAGAAATGCTGGCCGGTCCGTTGTCGCTGGAACGCACTGCAATTCAGATGGATGACACGCTCCACCCTGCAACCGGCTATGACGCCAGTGGCTGGCATTGGGAAACGACGCATTCCTATCGAGAGCGTTTGGCTGGCTCCGGCGGCCTCGTTACCTCGGTTGAGGATCTCGCGAAGTTTCTGATCGCCCAAATGGAGCCCGATGTGTTGACGAGAGAAACGCTCGAACAACTTCATTCGCGAACAACTTTGTCCAGCGGAATTCTCTGCCGAACAGGCCTCGGATGGACCATCCGGTTCAATCCGTTTCTCGGCAGCATCCCAGAGAAGAATGGGGGACGCAGCAATTGCAGCGCCTGGATCGGGTGCGTGCCCGAACAGAGGGTTGGCGTGGTGGTGGTCACCAATTGTGGCGGACCGAAAGTGGAGCGGATCGGCCGTTGGCTGTTGGAGCGTTCGGTTCCCGGAGCCTATAGGCCAGTGGCGAAGTACGGGCACGCTCGCGTGGCCCCTTTTTCAGGGATCCGCTGGGAGAATGATCAGCCCATCGTCGATGTGGGAGGCCGCTGGGCTTCCCTCCATTCCATCGATGGCATACCCATCGAGCGGATCATGGAATTTGCACGTCAGGAATTTGGTGAGAAGGCCCACAAACGCTTTGCCGAGGATCTGGTCGAGTTGCTGGCCAAAATGGGGCACGACCTCGATTGGGAAGTGACCCTGGAACTCGAAACAGAACCCGGGCTGGTTGAAAAATTGCTAGTGAAGATGACCGAAGGCAATCGCAATCTCGTGCGGCAGTAA
- a CDS encoding DUF547 domain-containing protein, with translation MTGTQLGRQVIAGCLVAACLLGMCRTIRAADAYLGGKVAVEHQIPLSRIEHSIWNDLLHKYVNQQGMVQYTTWKSSAADMQALDKYLESLCYSNGQGTQKEKLAFWINAYNAVTVKGILKEYPTSSIRNHTAKLFGYNIWKNLKLVVGGKPISLDEIEHQVLRKMKEPRIHFAIVCASIGCPRLLSEAYVADQLDAQLTLNAESFFADPSKFRYDASRQAFSLSPILDWFGEDFGSSEATRLQTIAPWLPTPEAQQAAASGRGAITFLDYDWGLNDQK, from the coding sequence ATGACAGGAACACAATTGGGGCGGCAAGTGATCGCGGGGTGCCTAGTGGCGGCGTGCTTGCTAGGTATGTGTCGGACGATTCGAGCTGCGGACGCCTACCTAGGGGGCAAAGTTGCTGTAGAGCATCAGATTCCCTTAAGTCGCATTGAGCACTCGATCTGGAACGATTTGTTGCACAAATACGTGAACCAGCAAGGGATGGTGCAATACACGACTTGGAAGAGTTCCGCCGCTGACATGCAAGCCCTCGACAAATATTTAGAGTCGCTGTGCTATTCCAATGGACAGGGCACGCAGAAAGAAAAGCTCGCCTTCTGGATTAACGCGTACAACGCAGTGACCGTCAAAGGAATTCTGAAAGAGTATCCGACATCGAGTATTCGCAATCACACGGCCAAGTTGTTCGGGTACAACATTTGGAAGAATCTCAAGTTAGTAGTTGGTGGCAAGCCAATTTCGTTAGATGAAATTGAACATCAAGTCCTCCGCAAGATGAAGGAACCCAGGATTCATTTTGCGATTGTGTGCGCATCGATTGGCTGCCCTCGATTGTTGAGTGAAGCGTATGTGGCAGATCAGCTCGATGCTCAGTTGACCTTGAATGCGGAATCCTTCTTTGCCGATCCAAGTAAGTTTCGGTACGATGCTTCCCGCCAGGCTTTTTCCCTTTCACCAATCTTGGATTGGTTTGGAGAGGACTTTGGCAGTTCGGAAGCTACCCGATTGCAAACGATTGCTCCCTGGTTGCCAACTCCGGAAGCACAACAGGCAGCAGCATCCGGTAGAGGGGCCATCACGTTTCTGGATTACGACTGGGGGTTAAACGATCAGAAGTAG
- a CDS encoding sigma-70 family RNA polymerase sigma factor, translating into MPESTSKIDPSRWLETHGDVMFAFAYSRLRDRDAAEEVVQEAFLGALRNLDMFSNRGAEGAWLMGILKRKVVDYLRGKAKKELSLDGEDQVVTRLFDRQGNWSESAKKNGALKLDAIEQGEFREIFRTCLEGLPGNQAAVFVRKEVQQESTEDVCKELRITSTNLWVLMHRARLRLAECIKSRWDMGDA; encoded by the coding sequence GTGCCAGAGTCAACTAGCAAAATCGATCCAAGCAGGTGGTTAGAGACACACGGTGATGTGATGTTTGCCTTCGCCTATTCGAGGCTGCGGGATCGTGACGCCGCCGAAGAGGTGGTGCAGGAAGCTTTTCTTGGAGCCCTACGAAACCTAGACATGTTCAGCAATCGCGGAGCTGAGGGGGCATGGCTCATGGGCATATTGAAACGGAAGGTCGTTGACTATCTTCGAGGGAAAGCCAAGAAGGAGTTGAGTCTAGATGGTGAGGATCAGGTCGTCACGCGATTGTTCGACCGACAGGGGAATTGGTCGGAGTCCGCCAAGAAAAACGGGGCGTTGAAGTTGGATGCGATCGAGCAGGGGGAATTTCGAGAGATTTTTCGAACCTGCCTCGAAGGTTTGCCAGGCAATCAAGCTGCCGTATTTGTCCGCAAGGAAGTGCAGCAAGAAAGTACGGAAGATGTTTGTAAGGAGTTGCGCATCACGTCGACAAACCTATGGGTGCTGATGCATCGCGCTCGTCTTCGTCTGGCGGAGTGCATCAAGTCCCGCTGGGATATGGGGGACGCCTAA
- a CDS encoding DUF1501 domain-containing protein, which translates to MHDNTSLNVTRRHFFSKSAAGIGTAALGSLLGQSAVTASDSATSFPNFPARAKRVIYLYMAGGPSQFETFDDKPTLRRLHGKPIPQALTQGVKLAFLQYEALKCFGSDVGFKQCGESGQSISNLLPQLQGVADELCVVRTLQTDQVNHDPAHTFMNTGFGIAGRPSMGSWLSYGLGSEVANLPTFVVMRSGPLGQPIPTTAWHNGFLPGKHQGVEFYGSEQPLNFLESPPGVTRQSQSKTIDSIAALNRVRFEQSPDPEILTRINQYELAFQMQTSVPDLADFHSESQATRELYGVGDKPDGGFGSNCLMARRMAERGVRFIQLYHTGWDHHGGVVKGVTARAKDVDQGCAALIRDLKQRGMLDDTLVIWGGEFGRTPMSQGGSGRDHHTRSGAIWMAGGGVKAGSSYGETDDFGFTAAIDPFHVHDFHATTLHLLGINHKRLTYRHQGFNFRLTNVHGNVLERIIA; encoded by the coding sequence ATGCACGACAACACTTCACTCAACGTGACTCGGCGGCATTTCTTTTCGAAGTCCGCCGCGGGAATTGGCACCGCAGCACTCGGTAGCCTGCTGGGGCAATCGGCCGTCACGGCTTCCGATAGCGCAACATCTTTTCCCAATTTTCCAGCTCGCGCGAAGCGGGTCATCTACCTGTACATGGCTGGCGGACCGAGTCAGTTCGAAACCTTTGACGACAAACCAACGTTGCGTCGCTTGCATGGCAAGCCAATCCCGCAAGCGCTGACCCAAGGCGTCAAATTGGCCTTCCTGCAATACGAGGCCTTGAAGTGCTTTGGCAGCGACGTGGGATTCAAGCAGTGCGGTGAGTCGGGGCAATCGATATCCAACCTTTTGCCGCAACTGCAAGGGGTGGCGGACGAGTTGTGCGTAGTGCGAACCTTGCAAACCGATCAAGTCAACCATGATCCTGCTCACACGTTCATGAATACTGGATTCGGAATTGCCGGTCGGCCCAGCATGGGATCGTGGCTTTCCTACGGCTTGGGGTCTGAGGTGGCTAATCTTCCGACTTTCGTGGTGATGCGCAGCGGCCCTCTAGGGCAACCCATTCCCACCACCGCTTGGCACAACGGTTTTCTGCCTGGCAAGCACCAAGGTGTGGAATTCTACGGCAGCGAACAACCGCTCAACTTCCTTGAATCACCGCCCGGGGTTACACGGCAATCCCAAAGCAAAACGATTGATTCGATCGCAGCACTCAATCGTGTCCGTTTCGAGCAATCGCCTGATCCCGAAATCTTGACGCGAATCAATCAATACGAACTTGCATTCCAAATGCAAACTAGCGTTCCCGATTTGGCCGATTTTCATTCCGAATCACAGGCTACGCGGGAGCTCTACGGTGTAGGTGACAAACCGGATGGAGGCTTTGGCTCCAATTGCCTAATGGCGCGTCGCATGGCAGAACGAGGCGTGCGATTTATCCAGCTTTACCACACAGGCTGGGATCATCATGGCGGCGTGGTGAAGGGGGTGACTGCACGTGCAAAGGATGTCGACCAAGGCTGCGCCGCACTGATTCGCGACTTGAAGCAACGTGGCATGCTGGACGATACGCTCGTTATTTGGGGCGGTGAGTTCGGACGAACTCCGATGTCCCAGGGGGGAAGTGGCCGTGACCATCACACACGCAGCGGCGCGATATGGATGGCTGGTGGCGGTGTCAAAGCGGGTTCTAGCTATGGTGAAACCGATGACTTCGGGTTCACCGCTGCCATCGATCCATTCCATGTCCATGATTTTCACGCTACCACCTTGCATTTGCTCGGCATTAATCACAAGCGACTGACCTATCGACACCAGGGATTTAACTTCCGGCTCACGAATGTTCACGGCAATGTCCTGGAAAGAATAATTGCCTAG
- a CDS encoding anti-sigma factor family protein, translating to MLNCKDMTKLISDSMDRKITLRQRMELWMHVMMCGMCRRFRSDVRALRRQLQQEEFQQVLSEESPTEPLAEDKLSSKAKLSIAAAMKKVS from the coding sequence TTGTTAAACTGCAAAGACATGACCAAGCTCATTTCCGATTCGATGGATCGCAAGATTACCCTGCGCCAAAGAATGGAACTTTGGATGCACGTGATGATGTGCGGAATGTGCCGTCGATTTCGTTCGGACGTGCGCGCCCTGCGAAGGCAGCTTCAGCAAGAAGAGTTTCAGCAAGTTCTAAGCGAAGAATCTCCAACGGAACCTCTCGCGGAGGATAAGTTGTCGAGCAAAGCCAAATTATCTATTGCTGCCGCGATGAAGAAGGTGTCGTAA
- a CDS encoding PSD1 and planctomycete cytochrome C domain-containing protein, which yields MRLLPQLVCFLVLILSSTFTQAEGRIEFNRDIRPILSENCFYCHGFDETHRQGDLRLDTLEGALEGGAIQPHAPGESELMRRITSQADDELMPPPESEKQLTLQQRELIRQWIEQGAEYQQHWAWQSLIRPPVPKQPLARPSSPLERPDHLVRGSSAPSVGTTAIDRFLHASWRSQGITPAAMATPRERLRRLSFDLRGLPPTMAEVAEFTASPDSATFQQLRERWMQELDYAEHQAIRWLDLVRWADTSGQVSDEPIASGAYRAWIIRAFQANMPFDEFSTAQLAGDLLPAPTDDQLIASGYNRIVNTNCEAGAIEEEQLYKLKGEHVRALGTVWLGLTTGCAECHDHKFDPILAKDYYSLAAFFDDLVEAGVYTPGDRREPLHYVYNASSKTQEDRRLKAEIEAIQHRLSLKPLDEFADWEAAILAKLKDNESRADFVWLPAELPAPRVLEGSFQAAQQDGQPVRQTRANKAEFHRVHAAEVVTGFFSPASVQTDPQQDAWYADVWIDETERPQMLGLQISHGDYGRLGWNTANFETYVWGADASGNLSQSHPWSDPERVKAMGELPAESGWVRLRIPLGEQIAAVPGQAFEATGMAWLQTGGHVRWGGSGIELRTDKATQLQLGEPAIRRWWEQPKNREVYQKRFGLVVSALKTPGAQRDSLQNELLADAFREQTQPALLHSLRELESKLFLMRSEAFPVLVSKQAEQHKTTRLLLRGDYQDTTGPIVSAAVPEFLGNPIESASPNRLDLARWLFDEQNPLTARVYVNRLWQQFFGQGLSVTLDDSGTQGAWPSHPELLDWLACEFRDSGWDRDHMVRLLTSTEAYQLSSQGTPDLLASDPDNRLYARQGRFRLPAESIRDSALQAAGLLESTTTIPLQSFFPYQPSPYWTNSDKIMYGSRHMRWETSPAGTQYRRSLYTFWKRQNIHPTLLAFDAPTRQECTAERNITNTPGQALALLNDPTFVEAARVLATRLCETHADLNADLPAASVDRARIDLAYERTLQRQPHPQEIQILLDLLASQRDYYQHHQPDAQQLLSVGQTPATEAEASAEIAAWTSVARAILNLHEFLNRT from the coding sequence ATGCGGCTACTTCCCCAACTCGTTTGCTTCCTAGTTCTGATCTTAAGCTCGACATTTACCCAAGCAGAGGGACGAATCGAGTTCAACCGCGATATCCGTCCGATCCTCAGCGAGAACTGCTTCTACTGTCACGGATTTGATGAAACGCACCGGCAAGGGGATTTGCGTCTAGATACGCTCGAAGGAGCCCTAGAGGGTGGAGCCATTCAGCCGCATGCCCCCGGAGAGTCGGAGCTGATGCGACGCATTACCAGCCAAGCTGACGATGAGCTGATGCCGCCTCCGGAGTCAGAAAAGCAATTGACGCTCCAGCAGCGAGAGCTCATACGACAATGGATCGAGCAGGGAGCCGAGTATCAACAACACTGGGCTTGGCAGAGCTTGATACGTCCCCCCGTTCCCAAACAGCCACTTGCCCGTCCAAGCAGTCCTCTTGAACGGCCAGATCACCTAGTCCGCGGTAGCTCGGCCCCGTCGGTCGGCACTACTGCCATCGACCGTTTTCTGCACGCAAGTTGGAGATCGCAAGGAATCACCCCAGCCGCGATGGCCACGCCGCGCGAAAGATTGCGGCGGTTGAGCTTTGACCTGCGTGGTCTCCCCCCCACGATGGCCGAAGTCGCTGAGTTCACCGCTTCCCCTGACTCCGCAACCTTCCAACAACTGCGTGAGCGTTGGATGCAGGAGCTCGACTATGCAGAACATCAGGCAATTCGATGGTTGGACTTGGTCCGATGGGCCGACACGAGTGGGCAGGTCAGTGATGAACCCATTGCTTCAGGAGCCTATCGGGCCTGGATTATTCGAGCCTTCCAAGCCAACATGCCTTTCGACGAATTTTCGACCGCTCAGCTTGCTGGCGACCTGCTGCCAGCGCCGACCGATGACCAATTGATTGCTTCGGGCTACAACCGCATCGTCAACACCAACTGCGAAGCTGGAGCCATCGAGGAGGAACAGCTCTATAAACTCAAGGGCGAACACGTGCGGGCCTTAGGAACGGTTTGGCTAGGGCTCACTACCGGCTGCGCGGAGTGTCATGATCACAAATTTGATCCGATCCTGGCCAAAGACTACTACAGCCTAGCCGCATTTTTTGACGATCTGGTGGAAGCTGGTGTGTACACGCCGGGCGATCGCCGTGAGCCCTTGCACTACGTCTACAATGCTTCCTCCAAGACGCAAGAAGATCGCCGACTGAAGGCAGAAATTGAAGCCATCCAACACAGGCTGAGCCTCAAACCGCTCGACGAATTCGCGGATTGGGAGGCAGCGATTTTGGCCAAGTTAAAGGATAACGAATCGCGTGCGGACTTCGTTTGGCTACCGGCAGAACTACCCGCTCCGCGCGTGCTGGAGGGGAGCTTTCAGGCAGCGCAGCAGGATGGCCAACCCGTCCGTCAAACGCGCGCCAACAAAGCTGAATTCCACCGCGTACATGCTGCCGAGGTTGTGACTGGTTTTTTCTCCCCTGCATCGGTCCAAACAGATCCTCAACAGGACGCTTGGTATGCCGATGTCTGGATCGATGAAACCGAGCGTCCTCAGATGCTGGGCCTGCAAATCTCCCATGGCGACTATGGTCGTCTAGGCTGGAACACCGCCAATTTTGAAACGTATGTTTGGGGAGCCGACGCCTCGGGGAATCTCTCTCAGAGCCACCCCTGGAGCGATCCCGAACGCGTCAAAGCGATGGGAGAGCTCCCCGCAGAATCGGGCTGGGTGCGACTCCGCATTCCCTTGGGAGAGCAGATTGCTGCGGTGCCCGGACAAGCGTTTGAGGCCACCGGCATGGCTTGGTTACAAACCGGTGGCCACGTCAGATGGGGAGGCAGTGGCATTGAATTGCGCACCGATAAAGCGACCCAACTGCAGCTTGGTGAGCCAGCGATCCGACGCTGGTGGGAGCAGCCCAAAAATCGCGAAGTGTATCAAAAGCGTTTCGGGCTGGTCGTCTCCGCCTTGAAGACACCTGGCGCTCAGCGAGATTCTCTGCAGAACGAACTCTTAGCCGATGCCTTTCGCGAACAGACTCAGCCCGCATTGCTGCACTCGTTGCGAGAGCTTGAATCGAAGCTCTTTTTAATGCGTTCCGAAGCGTTTCCGGTCTTGGTGTCGAAGCAGGCTGAGCAGCACAAGACTACACGATTGCTATTGCGGGGAGACTATCAGGACACCACCGGCCCAATCGTCTCCGCCGCTGTTCCCGAGTTCTTGGGAAACCCGATCGAATCAGCATCCCCCAACCGCCTGGATCTTGCGAGGTGGTTATTTGATGAACAGAACCCGCTCACCGCTCGCGTCTACGTAAACCGCCTTTGGCAGCAATTTTTTGGGCAGGGCTTAAGTGTGACACTCGACGACTCCGGCACGCAAGGAGCTTGGCCCTCGCACCCAGAACTCCTTGACTGGCTCGCATGTGAATTCCGCGACAGTGGTTGGGATCGCGACCACATGGTTCGCCTGCTCACCTCCACCGAAGCCTACCAGCTCAGCTCTCAGGGCACGCCTGACTTGCTTGCCTCCGATCCTGACAATCGCCTATATGCCCGCCAGGGGCGTTTTAGACTTCCGGCTGAGAGCATCCGGGATTCGGCGCTCCAAGCCGCCGGTCTCCTAGAGAGCACAACCACGATTCCGCTGCAGAGCTTCTTCCCTTATCAACCGAGTCCCTACTGGACCAACTCCGACAAGATCATGTACGGAAGTCGGCACATGCGGTGGGAGACAAGCCCAGCCGGGACGCAGTATCGCCGGAGCTTGTATACCTTTTGGAAACGGCAAAATATCCATCCCACGCTGCTCGCCTTTGATGCGCCAACGCGGCAGGAGTGTACGGCGGAGCGCAACATTACGAATACGCCAGGACAAGCGTTGGCCCTGTTGAACGATCCCACTTTCGTCGAAGCGGCCCGCGTGCTGGCTACACGACTTTGTGAAACTCACGCAGATCTGAATGCGGATCTCCCCGCCGCATCCGTAGACCGTGCGCGGATCGATTTGGCCTACGAACGGACTCTCCAGCGTCAGCCACATCCACAGGAGATCCAGATACTGCTGGACTTGCTAGCCAGCCAAAGAGACTATTATCAGCACCATCAACCGGATGCACAACAATTGCTTTCCGTCGGGCAAACCCCTGCTACGGAGGCGGAGGCGTCTGCTGAAATTGCAGCCTGGACTTCCGTTGCGCGCGCCATCTTAAACCTTCATGAATTTCTCAATCGAACTTAG
- a CDS encoding TVP38/TMEM64 family protein, translating into MPDTRPSLDAPTPSKSSVVRKLLGLGLVLFGAGVLFWLMRGVLSLQYLASQEAQLRAWQTDAPILAATVAVFVYVTVTGLSLPGAAVLTLVCGWYFGFWQGLLIVSFGSTGGAMVAFLISRYFLRDWIQSQMQDRLGRINDAFDREGAFYLFTLRLVPAVPFFVINVVMGLTKIRATTFWWVSQLGMLPGTAAYVYAGSTVPSLQSLADQGAGSILSGQMILAFAILGILPLAIKKIMALVGRKQQDSDPHSNDEYLHTNGS; encoded by the coding sequence ATGCCTGACACACGTCCAAGTCTTGACGCTCCGACACCGAGCAAGAGTTCCGTAGTGCGAAAACTATTGGGGCTTGGTCTAGTTTTGTTTGGAGCGGGTGTCCTTTTTTGGCTTATGCGAGGGGTCCTTTCGCTCCAGTACTTGGCGAGCCAAGAAGCGCAACTACGAGCTTGGCAGACCGACGCTCCAATACTAGCAGCAACCGTGGCAGTATTCGTCTACGTCACCGTGACGGGACTCTCACTCCCAGGAGCTGCAGTGCTGACTTTGGTGTGCGGGTGGTATTTTGGATTCTGGCAGGGATTGTTGATCGTCAGTTTTGGATCGACCGGCGGAGCAATGGTCGCATTCTTGATCAGTCGCTATTTTCTGCGCGACTGGATTCAATCTCAAATGCAAGACCGACTGGGACGCATCAATGATGCGTTCGATCGAGAGGGAGCGTTCTACTTATTTACATTGCGACTTGTGCCAGCCGTTCCGTTTTTTGTGATCAACGTCGTCATGGGGCTCACCAAAATCCGGGCCACGACATTCTGGTGGGTTAGTCAGTTGGGTATGTTGCCGGGTACTGCTGCCTACGTCTATGCAGGTTCAACCGTCCCCAGTCTTCAAAGCCTAGCTGACCAAGGCGCCGGCAGTATCCTCAGTGGTCAAATGATTCTTGCTTTCGCCATCCTCGGCATTCTTCCACTCGCCATTAAGAAGATCATGGCGCTGGTCGGGCGAAAGCAGCAAGACAGCGATCCCCACTCCAATGATGAATACCTACACACGAACGGGAGCTAG
- a CDS encoding lactonase family protein, with translation MHPFQPTRLQPTRRNFLATALAASGTISAARKPALAQDTPPHGPLIAYVGTFSSPLRDTLPTQVDLPPGNGRGIHRFAVDRETGALTATGEFELGTSPSCLAVDASGTRLYSANETDRVGDERFGTISAFRIDAQDGNLQHLNTQTSGGAGPTYVSLHPNGKFLFVANYFGGSVAVLPILDDGSLGPAVDVKQDEGTIGPTTATHAPPGSFAISGHDRTHAHMIQTDPSGQFVLHADLGLDKIFLWKFDAQTGQLSANAPAFVELPPGDGPRHFHFHPNGNWLYSIQEEGSTLVLFDFDQQAGRLTPRQTISTLPSGFAGSNFCSEILVSHDGKFVYAGNRLHDSISTFSVGPEGELTLVSNVWTRGNYPRSFSFDPTGAFLYCCNQRADNVTVFKVNRQTGQLAFTGHYTPVGNPSMITFLDLSGS, from the coding sequence ATGCATCCATTCCAACCGACTCGACTCCAACCGACTCGACGCAATTTTCTGGCGACCGCCCTAGCTGCTTCCGGCACCATTTCAGCAGCCCGCAAGCCTGCGCTGGCCCAAGACACACCACCCCACGGCCCTCTGATCGCCTACGTTGGTACCTTCAGTTCGCCACTGCGCGACACTCTCCCGACTCAAGTGGACCTGCCCCCAGGCAACGGTAGGGGCATTCATCGGTTTGCCGTCGACCGCGAGACCGGTGCGCTGACCGCCACCGGAGAATTCGAGCTTGGAACCAGTCCTAGTTGTCTGGCCGTCGATGCATCTGGAACCCGGTTGTATTCAGCCAACGAAACGGACCGAGTGGGTGACGAACGGTTTGGGACGATCAGCGCGTTCCGTATCGATGCTCAGGACGGTAACCTGCAACATCTCAATACCCAAACCTCGGGAGGAGCCGGTCCAACTTACGTCAGCCTTCATCCCAATGGCAAATTCCTATTCGTCGCCAACTACTTTGGTGGCTCCGTTGCGGTACTACCCATCTTGGACGATGGTAGCCTAGGGCCAGCGGTAGATGTCAAGCAGGATGAGGGAACCATCGGCCCCACGACAGCCACTCATGCACCTCCGGGTAGCTTTGCCATCAGCGGGCACGACCGCACTCACGCACACATGATTCAAACCGATCCGTCGGGACAATTCGTACTGCACGCAGACCTGGGGCTGGACAAGATTTTCTTGTGGAAATTTGACGCCCAAACAGGGCAACTCTCCGCCAACGCCCCCGCCTTTGTGGAACTCCCACCGGGCGACGGCCCCCGCCACTTCCACTTCCATCCCAATGGAAATTGGCTCTATTCGATCCAGGAAGAGGGCTCGACACTGGTGCTGTTCGATTTTGACCAGCAAGCTGGCCGGCTAACACCACGCCAAACGATTTCTACTCTTCCGAGCGGATTTGCCGGCAGCAACTTCTGCTCCGAGATCCTTGTTTCGCATGATGGAAAATTTGTCTACGCAGGCAATCGTCTGCACGACAGCATCAGCACCTTTTCCGTGGGGCCCGAGGGTGAATTGACCCTGGTATCCAATGTTTGGACACGGGGGAATTATCCACGCAGCTTCAGCTTTGATCCCACGGGAGCCTTCCTCTACTGCTGCAACCAGCGGGCCGACAATGTCACAGTCTTTAAGGTCAATCGCCAAACTGGCCAACTCGCCTTCACTGGCCACTACACACCGGTCGGCAATCCTTCGATGATCACTTTCCTGGATTTAAGCGGGAGTTAG